The following are from one region of the Aequoribacter fuscus genome:
- a CDS encoding 5-oxoprolinase subunit PxpA, whose protein sequence is MTRLKLNCDLGEGYGAWHLGDDEHIMPLIDQANIACGFHAGDPSTMLSSLMLAKKHQVEIGAHPSYPDRVGFGRRSMRIAPQDLYNDILYQTAALAGMATTLQTQVTYIKPHGALYHDMLSQLETFKALLQVAKDCALKLMVPAGATTDPMREQAAHVGVDLLFEAFADRRYTRHKTLLARSQPGAVLSQSEMLNQARRLMTEGRVISDCGAAINLRAETLCVHGDSPSALAALTELRDLVDHCVN, encoded by the coding sequence ATGACACGACTTAAATTAAATTGCGACCTAGGCGAAGGCTATGGCGCTTGGCATCTCGGCGACGATGAACACATTATGCCCTTGATAGACCAAGCCAATATTGCCTGTGGATTTCACGCTGGCGACCCGAGTACCATGCTCTCGAGCTTAATGCTGGCTAAAAAACACCAAGTGGAAATTGGGGCACACCCTTCCTACCCCGACCGCGTCGGATTTGGCAGGCGATCAATGCGAATCGCGCCCCAAGACCTGTACAACGATATTCTTTATCAGACGGCAGCGTTAGCCGGCATGGCCACAACGCTTCAAACACAGGTCACGTACATCAAACCCCACGGCGCGCTCTACCATGACATGCTCAGCCAGCTAGAGACCTTCAAGGCCTTGCTACAGGTCGCAAAAGACTGCGCACTCAAACTGATGGTGCCGGCTGGGGCGACCACCGACCCGATGCGCGAACAGGCCGCTCATGTGGGCGTGGATTTACTGTTTGAGGCGTTCGCGGATCGTCGTTACACCAGACACAAGACTCTGCTTGCGCGATCACAACCAGGCGCCGTATTAAGCCAGTCTGAAATGCTAAACCAGGCTCGTCGGCTGATGACAGAGGGGCGAGTTATCAGCGATTGCGGCGCAGCGATAAACCTTCGGGCCGAAACCTTGTGCGTGCATGGCGACAGCCCTTCTGCCTTAGCAGCACTGACAGAACTTCGCGACTTGGTGGATCACTGTGTTAACTGA
- a CDS encoding aminotransferase class IV encodes MTQPELAYLNGHYLPKNEAQISPMDRGFLFGDGIYEVIPCHNRKPIALQRHIDRLQRNLSAIGIKAGHDDSHWAGIIRTLAQESPTEHCGVYLHISRGTAAKRHHTYSDGLSPTQFAYSFQIPAPPSSANRPSMGLKLKSQEDLRWLHCDVKVTALLGNVLHYQYAVDEGFDEALLYRPSGKITEASASNVFCVKNGVIFTPALDNTLLPGITRGLVIDVLRDHSKITVLEQDLGLQDFLDADEVWLSSSTRELAPVTQIDERVIGNGEIGPMWARVIDLFQRHKYEYA; translated from the coding sequence ATGACACAACCTGAACTCGCGTATCTTAACGGTCATTACCTACCAAAAAACGAAGCGCAGATCTCGCCCATGGACCGAGGCTTCTTGTTTGGCGACGGTATCTATGAAGTCATTCCGTGCCACAATCGCAAACCGATTGCACTGCAGCGGCATATCGATCGTTTACAGCGCAACTTAAGCGCAATCGGCATAAAAGCAGGTCATGACGACAGCCACTGGGCCGGCATTATTCGCACGCTTGCACAGGAATCACCCACAGAGCATTGTGGCGTTTATCTGCACATTTCACGGGGCACCGCAGCGAAGCGTCATCACACTTACAGTGACGGTCTAAGCCCAACTCAGTTTGCCTACAGTTTCCAAATACCTGCGCCGCCCTCCAGCGCCAACAGGCCTAGCATGGGCCTGAAGTTAAAATCTCAGGAAGATCTTCGCTGGCTGCATTGTGATGTAAAAGTCACCGCACTGCTGGGTAACGTTCTGCACTACCAATACGCCGTTGATGAGGGTTTTGACGAGGCCTTACTGTATCGGCCCTCAGGAAAAATCACGGAGGCCTCCGCCAGCAATGTGTTCTGCGTTAAAAATGGCGTGATTTTTACCCCGGCTTTGGACAACACCTTATTGCCTGGCATTACGCGAGGCTTAGTCATTGATGTCCTTCGAGACCACAGCAAGATCACCGTCTTAGAGCAAGATCTTGGTCTGCAGGATTTTCTGGACGCGGACGAAGTATGGCTGAGTTCTTCCACGAGAGAGCTGGCGCCGGTAACCCAAATCGACGAGCGCGTCATTGGTAACGGAGAGATTGGCCCAATGTGGGCACGTGTTATTGATCTGTTCCAGCGGCACAAATACGAGTACGCATGA
- a CDS encoding phosphotransferase family protein: protein MSNHDIDTKRLGDYLQDYIPGLGDDLQAEKFAGGQSNPTFKLTSGDQHFVLRRKPKGELLKSAHAVDREFRVISALAGTDVPVPHAYVLCEDDAVIGSMFYVMEYKEGRILWDPTLPEIETPQERASIYDSMNATLAALHNVNVEAVGLSDYGRPGNYFERQVSRWSKQYRASEIDTIPDMETLMKYLVNNMPPDDGSVSLVHGDYRLDNMMFAHDKPEVIALLDWELSTLGNPIADLANQCMAWMLPSEGSMRGLSDVDRVALGIPSNEEYIAKYCERTGRTEIQNWNFYLIFSLFRLAAIVQGIRKRAQIGTASSAEADARGDLVYPLAAMGVSLIP from the coding sequence ATGAGCAATCACGATATCGATACAAAACGCTTGGGCGACTATCTACAAGATTACATTCCTGGGCTGGGCGACGACCTCCAAGCCGAAAAGTTTGCCGGCGGACAATCGAACCCTACGTTTAAGCTGACCAGTGGCGACCAGCATTTTGTATTGCGTCGCAAACCCAAAGGCGAGCTCCTGAAATCGGCGCACGCTGTCGATCGTGAATTCCGAGTCATCAGCGCCTTGGCGGGCACCGACGTACCGGTGCCCCACGCTTATGTCTTGTGCGAAGACGACGCTGTCATTGGCTCAATGTTCTACGTCATGGAATACAAGGAAGGGCGAATACTCTGGGATCCAACCCTTCCCGAAATTGAAACCCCTCAAGAGCGCGCAAGTATCTATGATTCCATGAACGCCACGCTCGCGGCCTTACACAACGTCAATGTAGAGGCCGTCGGTTTGAGTGATTACGGACGACCGGGAAATTACTTCGAACGCCAGGTCAGCCGCTGGAGCAAACAGTACCGTGCCTCCGAGATCGATACCATCCCCGACATGGAAACGCTAATGAAATATTTGGTGAACAACATGCCGCCAGATGATGGCTCGGTATCGCTAGTTCACGGTGATTATCGTCTAGACAACATGATGTTTGCCCATGACAAACCCGAAGTTATTGCCCTACTGGATTGGGAACTATCGACGCTTGGCAACCCGATTGCTGACCTAGCAAACCAGTGCATGGCGTGGATGCTGCCCTCAGAGGGGAGCATGCGCGGCTTGAGCGATGTCGACCGCGTTGCCTTAGGCATTCCCAGTAATGAAGAGTACATTGCTAAGTACTGTGAACGGACCGGCAGAACAGAAATTCAGAACTGGAATTTCTATTTGATCTTTTCTTTGTTCCGCCTCGCAGCCATTGTTCAAGGTATTCGCAAACGCGCTCAAATAGGCACGGCCTCGAGCGCCGAGGCAGATGCCCGAGGCGATTTGGTTTACCCACTGGCGGCCATGGGCGTGAGTTTGATCCCCTAA
- a CDS encoding general secretion pathway protein GspB: protein MSLVSDAHRRANGEMVTTQGPPPSISVSSWALSIVLAAAIGSAVTVWFVSTAFTPDGNVVVEPTPTPVIHNAVSNANPAASGSADSAETRTSAEPSEALMALYDRARAERASFTQRSVESEMPESSMQNATNSAQEPSQSELSVPAKANMTPAGIDENQLLARAQSLLASSQRDAALASALPLLDSLSDEARNSVPTLLYSAHDYQSPGVSKVMINREWWSEGQQISGIKIIEIREKSTVFETGDGTRFLLPALSSWVNL, encoded by the coding sequence ATGTCTCTTGTAAGCGATGCGCATCGTCGGGCTAATGGTGAAATGGTCACCACACAAGGGCCGCCTCCATCGATTTCGGTATCATCGTGGGCATTGAGTATTGTGCTTGCAGCAGCAATCGGGAGTGCAGTGACGGTCTGGTTTGTCAGCACAGCGTTCACCCCTGATGGTAACGTGGTCGTTGAGCCCACGCCGACGCCTGTGATCCATAATGCCGTATCGAATGCAAATCCGGCGGCGTCTGGCAGCGCTGATTCAGCAGAGACGCGGACGTCGGCTGAGCCTTCAGAGGCTCTTATGGCTTTGTACGATCGCGCCAGAGCAGAGCGAGCGAGTTTTACTCAGCGATCTGTTGAGTCTGAGATGCCCGAGAGTTCGATGCAAAACGCCACAAATTCAGCCCAGGAGCCATCGCAGTCTGAGCTTAGTGTGCCAGCTAAAGCGAACATGACACCCGCTGGCATAGACGAGAATCAGCTGCTCGCTCGCGCACAAAGCTTGTTGGCGAGCAGTCAGCGCGATGCGGCACTCGCAAGCGCCTTACCCTTGCTCGATTCTCTAAGCGACGAGGCCAGGAATAGTGTGCCGACGTTGTTGTACAGTGCGCACGATTACCAATCCCCAGGCGTGAGCAAGGTGATGATAAACCGCGAATGGTGGTCTGAGGGGCAGCAAATTAGCGGCATCAAAATCATTGAAATCCGTGAAAAAAGCACCGTATTCGAGACTGGAGATGGCACGCGCTTTTTGTTGCCGGCACTCAGCAGCTGGGTAAACTTATAG
- the alr gene encoding alanine racemase — protein MTRPTFAYIDIEALRANALWLKQHCLGSKLMCVVKADAYGHDLKLIAPALSNIADGFAVAHCTEGLELRAINPTAPILVLEGTFDAAELNAAYQHDLTVALTNTWQVRDYLARPLDQRPTVWVKVDTGMHRLGLSETELNALCRDNRLPQDTVLFTHFSDADTDAEKTALQLARLTRLGERHKLMMSAANSPACLMHPNTHLDWVRPGYSLYGGSPLAHIEDNLRPVMSVYTRIHSIRSLPVGECVGYGSTWCAERASKIATLPIGYADGYPRSIKSGTKVWLHNQFAPVVGRVSMDLLTIDVTDIPAAKAGDLVEVWGQHMTLHALANHNELSGYEIMARIPKRLPRSSDWLL, from the coding sequence ATGACACGCCCAACCTTCGCTTATATCGATATTGAGGCGCTTCGCGCCAATGCGCTATGGCTAAAGCAGCACTGCCTCGGCAGCAAACTCATGTGTGTCGTCAAAGCCGACGCTTACGGGCATGACCTTAAACTTATCGCGCCCGCTCTGTCCAACATCGCCGATGGATTCGCGGTGGCTCACTGCACCGAAGGTCTTGAGCTAAGAGCCATCAACCCAACCGCACCGATTTTAGTGCTTGAAGGCACCTTCGATGCCGCTGAGCTCAATGCGGCGTATCAACACGACTTGACCGTCGCACTCACCAACACGTGGCAAGTACGTGACTATCTGGCTCGACCGCTCGATCAACGACCCACTGTCTGGGTAAAAGTCGATACCGGTATGCACCGCTTGGGCTTATCAGAAACAGAGCTCAACGCGCTGTGTCGCGATAACCGCTTACCTCAGGATACTGTTCTGTTTACGCACTTCTCGGACGCCGATACCGATGCTGAGAAGACCGCCTTACAGCTCGCCAGACTGACTCGTTTGGGGGAGCGCCACAAGCTCATGATGAGTGCGGCCAACTCACCGGCCTGCCTTATGCACCCTAATACGCATTTGGACTGGGTAAGACCGGGTTACTCACTCTACGGAGGAAGCCCGCTGGCGCATATCGAGGACAACCTGCGGCCGGTCATGAGTGTTTACACTCGTATTCACAGTATCCGATCGCTGCCTGTGGGCGAATGCGTCGGCTACGGTAGCACTTGGTGCGCCGAGCGAGCGTCAAAAATTGCTACCCTACCTATCGGTTACGCCGATGGGTACCCAAGATCCATAAAGAGTGGGACCAAGGTCTGGCTCCACAATCAATTTGCCCCAGTGGTCGGTCGAGTCTCAATGGATTTACTAACGATTGATGTGACCGACATACCTGCGGCAAAAGCGGGCGACTTGGTCGAAGTATGGGGCCAACACATGACGCTTCATGCCCTAGCCAACCACAATGAATTATCCGGTTACGAAATCATGGCGCGCATTCCGAAACGCTTACCAAGAAGCAGCGACTGGTTGCTATAA
- a CDS encoding acyl-CoA synthetase: MPHISVTAEQTPLKPAVIMANSGEITTYEEFDQHSNQVAQLFRTLGVHAGDHVALMMENNAHFLEICWGAYRSGVIFTPISTHLKAEEIAYILQNCEAKVFVISHRLRDQAADLLQVASGIEHRYMFGGIAKGYESWDEVLDQMPREPIDDQSKGTAMLYSSGTTGKPKGVLPVTPDAAYDSPHPLGASLGVFFGFSDETTYLSPAPLYHAAPLHYSMMTQDMGGTVVVMEKFDAEAALAAIERYEVTHSQWVPIMFVRLLKLPAEIRAKYDLSTHRFAIHAAAPCPVEIKQQMIDWWGPIINEYYAASESIGATLITSPEWLEHKGSVGRVTAGKLHILDDDGNELPVGEVGTVYFEAAATLGARFEYYKEPEKTAEAYLNDALATTGDVGYVDEEGYLYLTDRKHFTIISGGVNIYPQEIENTLINHDLVADVAVFGVPDEEFGERVHAVVEPENWVDATDEVAIELVEWLKERLSSIKVPKAIDFMEKLPRMDNGKLYKRHLVDAYKAAARADDTKAQ; this comes from the coding sequence ATGCCGCATATCTCAGTAACCGCTGAACAAACACCGTTAAAGCCAGCCGTCATCATGGCCAACAGTGGCGAAATCACCACCTATGAAGAATTCGATCAGCACTCAAACCAAGTGGCGCAACTGTTCCGTACTTTGGGTGTGCACGCGGGTGATCACGTTGCTCTGATGATGGAAAACAATGCGCATTTTCTTGAAATTTGCTGGGGTGCCTATCGAAGTGGGGTGATTTTTACGCCGATAAGTACACATTTAAAGGCGGAAGAAATCGCCTACATACTCCAAAACTGCGAAGCCAAAGTCTTCGTCATTAGCCATCGTTTGCGGGACCAAGCGGCAGATTTGTTGCAGGTCGCCAGTGGTATCGAACACCGCTACATGTTCGGCGGTATCGCAAAAGGCTACGAGTCGTGGGATGAGGTGTTGGATCAAATGCCCCGCGAACCGATCGATGATCAAAGCAAAGGCACGGCTATGCTGTACTCATCGGGTACCACGGGTAAACCAAAAGGTGTGTTGCCGGTAACACCTGATGCGGCCTACGATTCCCCGCATCCATTGGGGGCTTCTCTGGGTGTGTTTTTCGGTTTTAGCGACGAAACAACCTATTTAAGCCCCGCGCCTTTGTATCACGCGGCGCCCTTGCACTACAGTATGATGACGCAAGATATGGGCGGCACTGTCGTCGTCATGGAAAAGTTTGACGCAGAGGCCGCGCTCGCTGCGATCGAACGCTATGAGGTGACCCACAGCCAATGGGTTCCGATTATGTTTGTGCGTTTGCTAAAACTGCCCGCCGAGATTAGGGCTAAGTACGATCTGTCGACGCACCGTTTTGCAATTCATGCCGCTGCGCCTTGTCCGGTTGAGATCAAGCAGCAAATGATCGACTGGTGGGGGCCCATCATTAACGAGTATTACGCCGCGAGTGAGAGTATTGGGGCGACTTTGATTACATCCCCCGAGTGGCTCGAACACAAAGGCTCGGTGGGGCGTGTCACCGCAGGTAAGCTACACATTCTGGATGATGACGGCAACGAATTGCCTGTGGGTGAGGTTGGTACGGTGTATTTTGAGGCTGCAGCTACGTTAGGAGCGCGCTTTGAGTACTACAAGGAACCTGAAAAAACGGCCGAGGCGTATTTGAACGACGCGTTGGCGACCACAGGTGACGTAGGTTACGTCGATGAGGAAGGCTATTTGTATCTTACCGACCGTAAACACTTCACCATTATCAGCGGTGGCGTAAATATTTATCCCCAAGAGATCGAGAATACCCTCATCAATCACGACTTGGTTGCAGATGTAGCGGTCTTTGGTGTGCCCGATGAAGAGTTTGGGGAGCGGGTGCACGCAGTTGTTGAGCCTGAAAATTGGGTCGACGCTACAGACGAGGTCGCCATCGAGCTGGTAGAGTGGCTTAAGGAACGTTTGTCGTCGATAAAAGTGCCCAAGGCTATCGATTTTATGGAGAAGTTGCCGCGGATGGATAACGGTAAACTGTATAAACGTCATTTGGTTGATGCCTACAAGGCAGCGGCCAGAGCAGACGATACCAAAGCCCAATAG
- a CDS encoding DUF3336 domain-containing protein, translated as MSKKTELKAQEEALATALSYPEWKSAAQRHDELSGALRWRQRDQSSLYDFAQIRLRLDRLRALRVKQDYHGLLFTLNEGIHGNMGGMGRNTLYQRSKFGTKTLIEQYIEEISDALVTLAELDDSVISVEEKLDFFYRANICYGRSALMLSGGGVLGFYHMGVVKTLLDQGLLPRVISGSSAGSLVAGIIGTHSDKALERFYDPNLIRHEAEKEAGVLARLFGGGASIDISELRDIIARLIPDMTFQEAYHLTGRQVSITVAPAEPHQRSRLLNAITSPNVFIRSAVEASCAVPGVFPPVMLMAKNVHGEAQPYLPSRRWVDGSIADDLPAKRLSRLYSTNHFIVSMINPLVTPFLKLRGPEDRSRLRKALGDLGVGVSREVLNFYRGIVQKEGDRWPRLNLLVNGVHSLIDQDYSGDVNIVPKFQWRNPAKLLAHMSEQELLELMQAGEQATFPHVETIRTCTRISRLMEQILERFESGDLKPKVLVKRPRMARRRPAPRVVKAA; from the coding sequence ATGTCGAAGAAAACTGAGCTGAAGGCGCAAGAAGAGGCTCTTGCCACCGCGCTGAGCTATCCCGAATGGAAGAGCGCGGCGCAACGGCACGATGAGCTATCTGGCGCTTTGCGGTGGCGTCAGCGCGATCAGTCCAGCTTGTACGACTTCGCTCAAATTCGGCTGCGACTGGATCGACTGCGCGCCTTGCGCGTCAAACAGGATTATCACGGGTTGCTTTTTACGCTTAATGAAGGCATTCATGGCAATATGGGCGGGATGGGGCGCAACACCCTATATCAGCGTTCTAAGTTTGGCACCAAAACGCTGATCGAGCAGTATATAGAAGAAATCAGCGACGCCCTTGTTACGCTTGCTGAGCTCGATGATTCGGTGATCAGCGTGGAAGAAAAGCTCGATTTCTTTTATCGCGCCAACATTTGCTATGGGCGCTCTGCCCTAATGCTCAGTGGCGGTGGCGTTCTTGGGTTTTATCACATGGGCGTAGTGAAAACGCTGTTAGATCAAGGTCTGCTGCCCCGCGTTATATCGGGCTCCAGCGCCGGGTCTTTAGTGGCGGGCATCATCGGCACGCACAGCGACAAAGCGTTAGAGCGTTTTTATGACCCGAATTTGATTCGGCACGAGGCAGAAAAAGAAGCTGGCGTCTTAGCCCGTCTGTTCGGCGGTGGTGCGAGCATCGATATTAGTGAGCTCCGGGACATTATTGCGCGTCTGATTCCCGATATGACGTTTCAGGAAGCCTACCATTTGACCGGACGGCAAGTAAGTATCACGGTAGCGCCTGCAGAGCCGCATCAGCGGTCGCGGCTGTTAAATGCAATTACCTCACCCAATGTGTTTATTCGGTCTGCGGTTGAGGCCTCTTGCGCCGTGCCGGGCGTTTTTCCGCCCGTCATGCTGATGGCTAAGAATGTGCACGGGGAAGCACAACCCTACCTGCCGTCGCGGCGCTGGGTGGATGGTTCCATCGCAGACGATTTGCCCGCGAAGCGACTGTCGCGGCTGTACAGTACCAATCATTTTATTGTGAGCATGATCAATCCCTTGGTGACGCCATTCCTAAAACTGCGAGGGCCAGAGGATCGCTCAAGATTGCGAAAAGCGCTGGGCGATTTGGGTGTCGGGGTGTCGCGTGAAGTCTTAAACTTTTATCGTGGTATTGTCCAGAAAGAGGGCGATCGCTGGCCGCGCTTGAATTTGTTGGTTAACGGCGTTCACAGTTTGATTGACCAAGATTATAGTGGTGACGTTAACATCGTTCCGAAATTTCAGTGGCGCAACCCGGCCAAGCTGTTAGCACACATGTCAGAGCAAGAACTGCTGGAGTTGATGCAGGCCGGTGAGCAAGCCACGTTCCCCCACGTCGAGACTATTCGTACTTGCACGCGGATATCTCGCTTGATGGAGCAAATCCTCGAGCGCTTTGAGTCTGGCGATCTCAAACCCAAAGTGCTCGTGAAAAGGCCCAGAATGGCACGGCGTCGACCCGCGCCTCGAGTCGTTAAAGCCGCGTAG
- a CDS encoding ExeA family protein, with the protein MYLDYFGLVDAPFSIAVNPRYLYLSSRHKEALAHLLYGVAGGGFVILTGEVGTGKTTLNRYFLAQLPDTTDIAMIQNPALSSQEFLASACDAFGIAVDEDASLKVLTDKLRAFLLQNHEQGRRSILMVDEAQHLELDVLEQVRLLTNLETDTQKLLQIVLIGQPELMAKLNKPELRQLNQRITGRYKLGALTLDETREYVEHRLSVGGMAPGVSPFSDASIRAIHELTGGVPRLINLLCDRVLVALFAKQKRSADKKLTHLAAQELWQTDGEVQVRTDEAASSRRPWAILAGAGAIVLVAVLTWYWVQRDVSVASSSPQASTQPLNDADVAKAEPMPIRAFNQLKQVLWRAYDGYGQACTNDALLRCVEATQGDWQSIARLNRPVILHLLTPLRERHFVLVDTVRLDNGRVSSVTLVSDDGGVQAELDELAALWTGDYFYIWRPPMSFDAAVGLGSIGLDVVDIAQRFGRYDRTNQVLADEVFTQALHERVIQFQAEQGLTTDGMVGRETLVALAAQMNERPTAASVLDAWRDS; encoded by the coding sequence ATGTATCTTGACTATTTTGGTTTGGTTGACGCGCCGTTCTCGATCGCGGTCAATCCGCGCTACCTGTATTTAAGTTCACGTCACAAGGAAGCTCTCGCACACCTGTTGTACGGTGTCGCTGGGGGCGGTTTCGTTATTCTGACAGGTGAGGTAGGTACCGGTAAGACCACATTAAACCGCTATTTTTTGGCGCAGCTGCCAGACACGACCGACATCGCGATGATTCAAAATCCTGCCTTATCGTCGCAAGAGTTTTTAGCCTCTGCCTGCGATGCCTTTGGTATCGCCGTGGACGAAGACGCCAGTCTGAAGGTGTTGACCGACAAGCTGCGTGCATTCTTGCTGCAAAATCATGAGCAAGGCCGACGCAGTATTTTGATGGTGGACGAAGCACAGCACCTTGAATTGGATGTCCTAGAGCAGGTTCGGCTCTTGACTAATTTAGAGACAGACACCCAGAAGTTGTTACAAATTGTACTGATCGGTCAGCCTGAGCTGATGGCAAAGCTGAATAAACCAGAGCTCAGGCAGCTGAATCAGAGGATCACGGGCCGCTATAAACTGGGCGCCTTGACGCTTGACGAGACGCGCGAGTATGTCGAACACCGCCTCTCAGTCGGGGGAATGGCGCCTGGTGTAAGCCCCTTTAGTGATGCCAGCATTCGCGCGATTCATGAGCTTACCGGCGGGGTCCCTAGACTAATCAACCTGCTGTGCGATCGCGTCTTGGTCGCCTTGTTCGCCAAGCAAAAGCGCAGTGCCGACAAAAAGCTGACGCACTTAGCGGCTCAAGAATTGTGGCAAACGGATGGGGAGGTTCAGGTGCGGACCGATGAGGCCGCGTCTTCGAGGCGTCCTTGGGCGATCTTAGCAGGTGCGGGGGCAATAGTCCTCGTAGCGGTACTGACTTGGTATTGGGTTCAGCGCGACGTCAGTGTCGCAAGCTCGTCACCACAAGCTTCGACCCAGCCTCTCAACGACGCTGACGTAGCCAAGGCTGAACCGATGCCGATTCGTGCTTTTAATCAATTGAAGCAAGTGCTTTGGCGTGCCTATGATGGCTACGGACAAGCTTGTACCAACGATGCACTGTTGCGTTGTGTCGAGGCCACACAGGGGGATTGGCAGAGTATTGCCCGCTTAAACCGGCCGGTTATCCTCCATTTGCTGACGCCTCTGCGCGAGCGACACTTTGTGCTCGTGGATACTGTGCGACTCGATAATGGGCGAGTGTCCAGTGTGACGCTGGTCTCGGATGACGGTGGTGTGCAGGCTGAACTTGATGAGTTAGCAGCTCTGTGGACGGGCGACTATTTTTATATTTGGCGTCCTCCGATGAGTTTTGACGCGGCAGTCGGGTTGGGTTCAATCGGTTTGGACGTAGTCGACATAGCTCAACGTTTTGGGCGCTACGACAGGACTAATCAGGTGCTCGCGGACGAGGTATTTACCCAAGCCCTGCATGAGCGGGTGATTCAATTTCAGGCGGAGCAGGGTTTGACAACGGATGGTATGGTCGGTCGTGAGACCTTGGTTGCTTTGGCTGCGCAGATGAATGAAAGACCGACTGCCGCTAGCGTATTAGACGCTTGGCGAGATTCGTAG
- a CDS encoding glutamate cyclase domain-containing protein has product MRLSRRVEELLVAHNPRGMARLRPQLTPGYCARAAQQLWEHRNQTILIGTGFPVSNTFETDGPAGAMALYEALQSLGAEVWLAGPPALAAVLAPTHQVLALHAAHASEQQRHCEESLGRINPDLILAIEVPGAAADGHYYNIRGIDISAQCGNFESFMKTQGCPTIGIGDGGNEAGMGNIDAVAADLPIKQAVGRCNELVIADVSNWGAYALVGFLGHWSDKPFLQDLRHRPLLEWLTQHGAVDGVTHKTTATEDGLTLGSGNRLIDALINIFSTEQDS; this is encoded by the coding sequence TTGAGATTAAGCAGACGCGTTGAAGAACTGCTGGTAGCGCACAATCCCCGAGGCATGGCTCGCCTTCGTCCGCAGCTAACCCCAGGCTACTGCGCTCGCGCAGCGCAGCAACTTTGGGAACATCGAAATCAAACAATTCTTATCGGCACAGGATTCCCTGTATCCAATACCTTTGAGACAGACGGGCCGGCTGGCGCAATGGCACTGTACGAAGCTCTGCAAAGCCTGGGCGCTGAAGTCTGGCTTGCAGGACCACCCGCATTAGCCGCTGTGCTTGCACCAACGCATCAAGTATTAGCGCTGCACGCAGCACACGCCAGCGAGCAGCAGCGACACTGCGAAGAAAGTTTGGGGAGGATCAACCCCGACTTGATTCTCGCGATTGAGGTCCCCGGAGCCGCGGCAGACGGCCATTATTACAATATCCGAGGCATTGACATATCAGCGCAGTGTGGCAATTTCGAAAGTTTTATGAAGACCCAAGGTTGCCCCACGATAGGCATTGGCGACGGTGGTAACGAGGCGGGCATGGGGAACATCGACGCTGTCGCCGCGGATCTACCCATAAAGCAAGCGGTGGGTCGGTGTAACGAGCTCGTCATTGCCGACGTGAGCAACTGGGGAGCCTATGCCCTCGTGGGCTTCTTGGGTCACTGGTCGGACAAGCCGTTTTTACAGGATCTGCGGCACAGACCTTTGTTAGAATGGCTGACCCAGCATGGTGCTGTCGATGGTGTCACCCACAAAACCACTGCGACCGAGGATGGACTGACATTGGGTAGCGGCAATCGTTTGATTGATGCGCTAATAAACATTTTTAGCACAGAGCAGGACTCCTAA
- a CDS encoding putative hydro-lyase — translation MTPSDLRQLCRTGKWTGPTAGVCDGYVQCNIVALPEAYAADFARFCALNPKPCPIIGQSNPGETNVPLLGDFDIRTDCPKYQLFVDGSPTAELQDIRDYWQEDWVFFGLGCSFSFEDALLQAGIPLRHIEQDRNVAMYNTNIACQSAGPFSGNMVVSMRPLSVAHTIRSIQICSRFPAVHGAPIHFGNPKDIGIDDINKPDYGDKVEIREGEIPVFWACGVTPQQALRAAKIPCAITHAPGHMLVTDLRNAELATL, via the coding sequence ATGACACCGAGTGACTTACGACAACTGTGCCGAACAGGTAAATGGACAGGCCCCACTGCGGGTGTGTGCGATGGCTATGTGCAATGCAATATCGTCGCCTTGCCCGAAGCCTATGCGGCTGACTTCGCAAGGTTCTGCGCTCTAAACCCCAAACCGTGCCCCATCATTGGGCAATCGAACCCAGGCGAGACAAATGTGCCTTTGCTGGGGGATTTTGACATTCGCACCGACTGCCCAAAATACCAACTTTTTGTCGATGGCAGTCCAACTGCAGAACTACAAGACATCAGAGACTATTGGCAGGAAGATTGGGTCTTCTTTGGCTTGGGTTGCTCTTTCTCATTCGAGGACGCCCTACTCCAAGCGGGCATACCCTTGCGCCATATCGAACAGGATCGAAACGTTGCAATGTACAACACCAACATTGCCTGCCAAAGTGCCGGGCCCTTTAGCGGTAATATGGTGGTCAGCATGCGGCCTCTGAGCGTGGCGCATACCATTCGCTCGATTCAAATATGCAGCCGCTTCCCCGCCGTGCATGGTGCGCCGATTCACTTTGGCAACCCCAAAGACATCGGGATTGATGACATCAACAAACCAGACTACGGTGACAAGGTCGAGATTCGCGAGGGTGAGATCCCTGTCTTTTGGGCCTGCGGCGTCACACCGCAGCAGGCTCTGCGGGCCGCGAAAATTCCATGTGCGATAACCCATGCACCCGGTCATATGTTAGTCACCGATTTGCGCAATGCAGAGCTTGCGACCTTATGA